A part of Caretta caretta isolate rCarCar2 chromosome 1, rCarCar1.hap1, whole genome shotgun sequence genomic DNA contains:
- the LOC125644021 gene encoding olfactory receptor 51G2-like gives MWFKKLTRTSPVQETNISPARFLLAGIPGLEAHGPWFSIPFCSMYLIAILGNSLILFVIKTQQNLHQPMYLFLSMLSVTDLGLSASTLPTMLSVFLFNTREIGIDVCLTQLFFIHTFSIMESSVLVAMAFDRFVAIRHPLRYASTLTSARIGNIGLAIIIRGIGLHIPAVILLQRWPDSKIQPLSYSYSLHPDVMKMACADTASSSFYGLFVILSSLGLDSVLIVLSYIMILQTVLSITSWQERLKALNTCVSHICVTLLFYILQISLSMIHRFKKQALPQSQILLSYLHLLLPLVLNPIVHNMKTKEIRKRIMKIFKVPSPL, from the coding sequence ATGTGGTTTAAGAAACTGACCAGAACCTCCCCAGTACAAGAAACCAACATCAGTCCTGCAAGATTCCTCCTGGCAGGCATCCCAGGGCTGGAAGCTCATGGCCCCTGGTTCTCCATCCCTTTCTGTTCAATGTACCTCATTGCAATTTTAGGAAACAGTCTGATTCTGTTTGTGATCAAGACACAACAGAATCTCCATCAGCCCATGTACTTGTTCCTTTCTATGTTGTCTGTCACTGACCTTGGCTTGTCTGCTTCCACCTTGCCAACAATGCTCAGCGTCTTCCTGTTTAACACCAGAGAAATTGGCATTGATGTCTGTCTGACCcaacttttctttattcacaCTTTCTCCATCATGGAATCGTCTGTACTCGTAGCCATGGCATTTGACCGCTTCGTTGCAATACGCCACCCGTTGAGATACGCTTCGACTTTAACCAGTGCAAGGATAGGAAACATAGGGCTGGCGATAATAATCAGGGGTATTGGTCTGCATATCCCAGCTGTCATTCTTCTCCAGAGGTGGCCCGATAGCAAGATCCAACCTCTCTCTTATTCATATTCTTTGCATCCAGATGTGATGAAGATGGCCTGCGCAGACACTGCATCCAGCAGCTTCTATGGTTTGTTTGTTATCCTTTCTTCTCTGGGATTAGACTCAGTGCTCATTGTCTTGTCTTACATCATGATCCTTCAGACTGTATTGAGTATCACATCCTGGCAAGAGCGTCTCAAGGCTCTAAACACCTGTGTCTCCCACATCTGTGTCACCCTGCTTTTCTACATCCTGCAGATCAGTTTATCTATGATTCACAGGTTCAAGAAACAGGCTCTCCCTCAGAGTCAAATTCTTCTGTCTtatctccacctcctcctccccctggtgCTCAATCCAATTGTACACAACATGAAAACCAAAGAGATTCGTAAACGGATCATGAAGattttcaaggttccttccccactctga
- the LOC125643770 gene encoding olfactory receptor 51G2-like, whose protein sequence is MPTCNESNISPARFLLAGIPGLEADGPWISIPFCSIYLIAILGNSLILFVIKTEHSLHQPMYMFLSLLSVTDLGLSVSTLPTMLSVFLFNAREIVIDVCLTQLFFIQTFSMMESSVLLAMAFDRFVAIRHPLRYASTLTSARIGNIGLAIIIRASGLNIPAVILLKRWPYSKIQPLSYSYCLHQDVMKMACTDTTPSSFYGLFILFSSLGLDSVLIVLSYIMILQTLLSITSWQERLKALNTCVSHICVTLLFYTPLISLSMIQRFKKQSLPQSQILLSYLHLLFPPVLNPIVYSMKTKEIRKRIMKIFHTSISIKSLLSQYGPRCPSVSVTKSNP, encoded by the exons ATGCCAACCTGCAATGAAAGCAACATCAGTCCTGCAAGATTCCTCCTGGCAGGCATCCCAGGGCTGGAAGCTGATGGCCCCTGGATCTCCATCCCTTTCTGTTCCATATACCTCATTGCAATTCTAGGAAACAGTCTGATTCTGTTTGTGATCAAGACAGAGCACAGTCTCCATCAGCCCATGTACATGTTCCTTTCTCTGTTGTCTGTCACTGACCTTGGCTTATCTGTTTCCACCTTGCCAACTATGCTCAGCGTCTTCCTGTTTAACGCCAGAGAAATTGTCATTGATGTCTGTCTGACCcaacttttctttattcaaacTTTCTCCATGATGGAATCGTCTGTACTATTAGCCATGGCATTTGACCGCTTTGTTGCAATACGCCACCCGCTGAGATACGCTTCGACTTTAACCAGTGCAAGGATAGGAAACATAGGGCTGGCGATAATAATCAGGGCTAGTGGTCTGAATATCCCAGCTGTCATTCTTCTCAAGAGGTGGCCATACAGCAAGATTCAACCTCTCTCTTATTCATATTGTTTGCATCAAGATGTGATGAAGATGGCCTGCACAGACACTACGCCCAGCAGCTTCTATGGTTTGTTtattctcttttcttctctgGGATTAGACTCAGTGCTCATTGTCTTGTCTTACATCATGATCCTTCAGACTCTATTGAGTATTACGTCCTGGCAAGAGCGTCTCAAGGCTCTAAACACCTGTGTCTCCCACATCTGCGTCACCCTGCTTTTCTACACCCCGCTGATCAGTTTGTCGATGATTCAAAGGTTCAAGAAACAGTCTCTCCCTCAGAGTCAGATTCTTCTGTCTTAtctccacctcctcttccccccggtGCTCAATCCCATTGTATACAGCATGAAAACCAAAGAGATTCGTAAACGGATCATGAAGATCTTTCA tacttctatttctattaaaagtcttctt AGCCAATATGGCCCACGGTGTCCAAGTGTCTCTGTGACTAAAAGCAACCCTTAA